The DNA sequence CACTTTTTAATTGTCGATTTCCTTAGTATCCTTTTTACTAATGACTTGAACATGGACAAAAAAGGAGATAACGCCGATGAAAGTCGAACCCGCCATTTTGCAGGGTGAAAGAGTCATCCTTATTCCCATGGAAGCCTCTCATATCGCCCCGCTTTACGAAGCGCTGAACGATCCGGAAATATGGACGTACTCCCCTCCGGGTATGCGAAATATGGATGATATGACAACTTATGTGGAAACTGCATTAGAGGAACGGGCTGGAGGGGTTGCGATGCCTTTTGTCATCTGCGACATAGAAACAGATCGTTTAGTTGGAACGACTCGGTTTGCTGATATCTCCGCCCAGCATAGACAACTGGAGATCGGTTGGACTGCACTTGCCCGAGAGGTGTGGAGAACCCCTGTCAACACGGAATGTAAATATTTGCTGCTGCAGCATTGTTTTGAAACATTGG is a window from the Paenibacillus sp. J23TS9 genome containing:
- a CDS encoding GNAT family N-acetyltransferase, yielding MKVEPAILQGERVILIPMEASHIAPLYEALNDPEIWTYSPPGMRNMDDMTTYVETALEERAGGVAMPFVICDIETDRLVGTTRFADISAQHRQLEIGWTALAREVWRTPVNTECKYLLLQHCFETLGTVRVQLKADSRNTRSLRAMERIGAVSEGIHRNHRILNDGYIRDTAYYSFIASEWPDVKMRLKGMLAGR